The bacterium genome includes a region encoding these proteins:
- a CDS encoding peptide ABC transporter substrate-binding protein, translated as MQLSRIRAIALASAGLFVAAACGGTSTTSVNLAPPDKQILRANDGTEPNSYDPTQQTYSYEAAVGRQVFEALLKPKADLSDVQPAAAEKYDVSSDGLTYTFHLRPNAKWSDGKPVTASDWVYGYQHLLNPALAAGYVDPFFDGTIAGAQNYSNVDVASASAIDSFISGLGLSAPDANTFVIKLQHPAAYFKWVVTLWVAVPIRKDVVEQAAGGSFASTDTTKPEVWANNASTIIGNGPFKISEIVSKDHVTMVPNPGYWGGAAKLQQLIYYFIGDGNTAYSKYQTGALDIIGVPVADVTVVRGDATLSKQAHLYPQLTTFWMTFNTHKAPFDNAKVRMAFSKSIDRQKLTKDVEHDTDQPIQSFIPKGMAGYDTSDNAQSFDPAAAKKLLADAGVSASTLNTYKLLTRNTTRNKTLNQFIVDQWNTNLGLNIQLDVLDSKTVTSRIRKGNFDIYGPDGWGADYPDQQDWFDIFTTGSCHSLNWGCPTLQGYDDLVQKADTELDQNQRNKDYLTAQKMLIDNAAVGFIFQAYEYDLVAPYVSITHTAFDDQNLPGNQNYQSAYITAH; from the coding sequence ATGCAATTAAGTCGCATCCGGGCCATCGCGCTCGCGAGCGCCGGGCTTTTCGTCGCCGCTGCATGTGGCGGCACCAGCACGACAAGTGTCAACCTTGCGCCACCCGACAAGCAGATCCTGCGCGCCAACGACGGCACCGAGCCGAACAGCTACGACCCGACCCAGCAGACGTACAGCTACGAGGCGGCGGTCGGCCGGCAGGTATTCGAAGCGTTGCTGAAGCCGAAGGCCGACCTCAGCGACGTGCAGCCGGCGGCGGCGGAGAAGTACGACGTTTCGTCAGACGGTTTGACCTACACGTTCCACCTGCGCCCGAACGCCAAGTGGAGCGACGGCAAGCCCGTGACGGCAAGTGACTGGGTCTACGGTTACCAGCACCTGCTCAACCCGGCCCTGGCCGCCGGCTACGTCGACCCGTTCTTCGACGGCACCATCGCCGGTGCCCAGAACTACAGCAACGTTGACGTGGCGAGCGCCAGCGCGATCGACAGCTTCATCTCGGGGCTCGGCCTGTCCGCGCCCGACGCCAACACGTTCGTCATCAAGCTGCAGCACCCGGCCGCCTACTTCAAGTGGGTGGTCACGCTGTGGGTCGCGGTGCCGATCCGCAAGGATGTCGTCGAGCAGGCGGCCGGCGGGTCGTTCGCCTCGACCGACACCACCAAGCCCGAAGTGTGGGCGAACAACGCCTCGACCATCATCGGCAACGGTCCCTTCAAGATCTCGGAGATCGTCTCGAAGGACCACGTGACCATGGTGCCGAACCCCGGTTACTGGGGCGGTGCCGCCAAGCTGCAGCAGCTCATCTACTACTTCATCGGTGACGGCAACACGGCTTACTCCAAGTACCAGACCGGCGCCCTCGACATCATCGGCGTCCCGGTCGCCGACGTGACTGTGGTCCGCGGCGACGCCACGCTGAGCAAGCAGGCGCACCTGTACCCTCAGCTCACCACGTTCTGGATGACCTTCAACACCCACAAGGCGCCGTTCGACAACGCGAAGGTGCGCATGGCGTTCTCCAAGTCGATCGACCGCCAGAAGCTCACCAAGGACGTCGAGCACGACACCGACCAGCCGATCCAGAGCTTCATCCCCAAGGGCATGGCGGGATACGACACGTCCGACAACGCGCAGAGCTTCGACCCGGCAGCGGCGAAGAAGCTGCTGGCCGACGCCGGTGTCAGCGCCTCCACGCTCAACACCTACAAGCTGCTCACCCGCAACACCACCCGCAACAAGACGCTCAACCAGTTCATCGTCGACCAGTGGAACACCAACCTCGGCCTGAACATCCAGCTGGATGTCCTCGACAGCAAGACCGTCACCAGCCGCATCCGCAAGGGCAACTTCGACATTTACGGCCCGGACGGCTGGGGCGCCGACTACCCCGACCAGCAGGACTGGTTCGACATCTTCACGACCGGCTCTTGCCACAGCCTCAACTGGGGATGCCCGACACTGCAGGGCTACGACGACCTGGTCCAGAAGGCGGACACGGAGCTCGACCAGAACCAGCGGAACAAGGACTACCTGACCGCTCAGAAGATGCTGATCGACAACGCCGCGGTAGGGTTCATCTTCCAGGCGTATGAGTACGACCTCGTCGCGCCGTACGTCAGCATCACCCACACCGCATTCGACGACCAGAACCTGCCTGGCAACCAGAACTACCAGTCCGCGTACATAACGGCCCACTAG
- a CDS encoding peptide ABC transporter substrate-binding protein codes for MIPGARWLRAVAPAALAVTVSVACSPGGLTQGPRLAGDQTLRVQLDDQPLSLDPGQTQYPYETAILRAISEPLLKPTPDLSGVVPATAQSYDVLSNGTVYLFHLRTNAEYWDGTPVRAQDFVYAWRRLIDPRLAAPNETFFASAILNGDKVSVMDPQRDAPSIDTALGTLGLKAVDDHTFQATLSRPDPAFIWLAAMPAGAPIRQDVVAKNGDGWAASPESLVTNGPYRVTEMVRNDHITVAPSGHYWGARPTLKQIEFVVVNDGAAALTKYRNGELDEISVQPAQAAAAAGDSKLKQDLIRTPDLTVFWIVFRVNSPLLGNPKVRQAIAQAIDRAAFVAQIFQGQGMPAETFIPKGMHGYAAGLGSAQKFDVAQARASLAASGASPQQLSGLTFAYDQSSDFGKATANFVRDQLKANLGVDLTLQGLDTNTLSSRLGSGDFQIAGPMGWSADYPDPADWYDIFLTTSSNNVALYQNQQYDNFVRVARTDIQPARRDQEYQEAQQMLVSDAPVAFLAQTVSWNLVRPYVRGVVTYPGEDWPGDLSPASVSIAPH; via the coding sequence GTGATCCCAGGCGCCAGGTGGCTGCGCGCCGTCGCGCCGGCGGCGCTGGCGGTGACGGTCAGCGTCGCGTGCAGCCCCGGCGGGCTCACCCAGGGGCCCCGGCTGGCCGGGGATCAGACGCTTCGCGTGCAGCTCGACGACCAGCCGCTCTCGCTCGACCCGGGGCAGACGCAGTACCCGTACGAGACCGCGATCCTCCGGGCGATCTCCGAACCCCTGCTGAAGCCCACCCCTGACCTGAGCGGTGTCGTGCCGGCCACCGCGCAGAGCTACGACGTGTTGAGCAACGGCACCGTCTACTTGTTCCACCTGCGCACCAACGCCGAGTACTGGGACGGCACGCCCGTGAGGGCGCAGGACTTCGTCTACGCCTGGCGGCGGCTGATCGACCCGCGCCTGGCCGCCCCGAACGAGACGTTCTTCGCCAGCGCGATCCTCAACGGCGACAAGGTCTCCGTCATGGACCCGCAGCGCGACGCCCCGAGCATCGACACCGCGCTCGGGACGCTGGGATTGAAGGCGGTCGACGACCACACGTTCCAGGCGACCCTGTCGCGGCCCGACCCCGCCTTCATCTGGCTGGCGGCGATGCCCGCGGGCGCCCCGATCCGCCAGGACGTCGTGGCCAAGAACGGCGACGGGTGGGCGGCCAGCCCGGAGTCGCTGGTGACCAACGGGCCTTACAGGGTCACCGAGATGGTGCGCAACGACCACATCACGGTGGCGCCCAGCGGTCATTACTGGGGCGCCAGGCCGACCTTGAAACAGATCGAGTTTGTCGTCGTCAACGATGGCGCGGCCGCGCTGACGAAGTATCGGAACGGCGAGCTGGACGAGATCTCCGTGCAGCCGGCGCAGGCGGCCGCCGCCGCCGGCGACTCTAAGCTCAAGCAGGACCTGATCAGGACCCCGGACCTGACCGTCTTCTGGATCGTGTTTCGCGTCAACTCGCCTCTGCTCGGCAACCCGAAGGTCCGGCAGGCGATCGCCCAGGCGATCGACCGAGCGGCATTTGTGGCTCAGATCTTCCAGGGGCAGGGAATGCCGGCCGAGACGTTCATCCCCAAAGGCATGCACGGTTACGCTGCGGGCCTGGGCTCCGCCCAGAAGTTCGACGTGGCGCAGGCTCGCGCATCGCTGGCGGCGTCAGGAGCGTCGCCACAACAGCTGTCCGGGCTGACTTTTGCGTACGACCAGTCATCGGACTTCGGCAAAGCGACCGCGAACTTCGTCCGCGACCAGCTGAAGGCCAACCTCGGCGTCGACCTCACGCTGCAGGGCCTCGACACGAACACGTTGAGCTCGCGCCTGGGGAGTGGGGATTTCCAGATCGCGGGTCCGATGGGCTGGAGCGCCGACTACCCCGACCCGGCGGATTGGTACGACATCTTCCTGACGACGAGCTCGAACAACGTCGCCCTTTATCAGAACCAGCAGTACGACAACTTCGTCAGGGTCGCGCGCACCGACATCCAACCCGCGCGCCGCGACCAGGAGTATCAGGAGGCGCAGCAGATGCTGGTGAGCGATGCGCCCGTGGCCTTCCTCGCCCAGACCGTGAGCTGGAACCTCGTCAGGCCCTACGTGCGCGGCGTCGTCACCTATCCTGGGGAGGACTGGCCGGGAGATTTGTCGCCGGCGTCCGTCTCGATCGCGCCGCATTGA
- the rpoC gene encoding DNA-directed RNA polymerase subunit beta' encodes MLKLENFDALKLSLASPETIMSWSHGEVTKPETINYRTLRPERDGLFCERIFGPTRDWECHCGKYKRYRYKGIICDKCGVEVTRSKVRRERMGHIKLASPVSHVWYFKGIPSRMGLLLDMSPRNLEKILYFANYIVTDVHEEARNDMLAVLNMDRDERAIRLRADIDAHSKELRAEHEGKTKQLKAEVDAEVARLEEELQQAVDELTTHGKKATETIKAGVGTKARRNLTVGVDDDEEVVVEKGETFVREMSRAVLAKVQEKIEKLESNTKAAQKRAKERLDTDRKALEAQIEAATKTQREGIQGELEALEQEIEATRTDLEGLHPKQILTDTQFRDFQERFGRCFKAGIGAEAVRELLSRIELQAEMYRLREESKSSSGQRKQKAIKRLKVVEDFRKSNSSPTWMVLEVLPVIPPELRPMVQLDGGRFATSDLNDLYRRVINRNNRLKRLLELGAPEIIVRNEKRMLQEAVDALIDNGRRGRAITGTGNRKLKSLSDMLKGKQGRFRQNLLGKRVDYSGRSVIVVGPELKLHECGLPKKMALELFKPFVMRELVNKGYTTNIKSAKRMVERSRTEVWDVLDEVIRDHPVLLNRAPTLHRLGIQAFMPVLVEGSAIQIHPLVCAAFNADFDGDQMAVHVPLFSGAIAEAKNLMMSSQNILSAADGHPVVAPTQDVVLGCYWLTAARGDQPSDPSKLRLFSSQNEVLLALESKVVTLQEWIRVRIGDQRVVTTAGRVVFNQPLPVGKEPMEASMQPLPFQNAHYDRKLLRTLVAELFRLYGSDVTAIVVNDIKRLGFRYATRAGITVSAMDIPHPESKWQTIHATEKEVADVERMYRRGVMTDDERYRKVIELWQRAYEEVGNATEHAFDKFSPIWMMMGSGARGNIQQIRQLAGMRGLMADPTGRIIDLPIQANFTEGLTVLEYFISTHGTRKGLADTALRTADSGYLTRRLVDVAQDVIVREEDCGTTNGIWVRDISPERAKNDPIFEKIAGRVAAEDVAVGDQVLVPAGTAITDEFARKIIAAGVPVKMRSVLVCEAREGVCRTCYGRNLATGKVVEIGEAVGVIAAQSIGEPGTQLTMRTFHTGGVAGVDITQGLPRVEELFEARIPKGKAIISEIDGELEIIRQEGSRKVRVTSKEEFEVSYPIDPAMQLLVKSKDDVMEGQELGRDAKNNVIRTRHAGKATVSAKEITVRTLDEEVREYPIPHQVRIRPELDRRDGQKVVIKAGQQITEGSISPQELLHILGKEAVQTFLVDEVQKVYRSQGVDINDKHIEVIVRQMMRKVRIDSAGDTGLLPGEIISQWEYEEANARALAEGGEPATAQTVLLGLIKAALNTTSWLSAASFQETTRVLTEAAISGKVDRLRGLKENVIIGKLIPAGTGLDYYKKQREQAAKILEEEPIDLETLSV; translated from the coding sequence GTGCTCAAGCTGGAGAACTTCGACGCGCTGAAGCTTTCGTTGGCTTCGCCCGAGACGATCATGTCGTGGTCGCACGGCGAGGTCACCAAGCCGGAGACGATCAACTACCGAACGCTCCGCCCGGAGCGCGACGGGTTGTTCTGCGAGCGCATCTTCGGGCCGACGCGCGACTGGGAGTGCCACTGCGGCAAGTACAAGCGCTACCGCTACAAGGGCATCATCTGCGACAAGTGCGGCGTCGAGGTGACCCGCTCCAAGGTGCGCCGCGAGCGCATGGGCCACATCAAGCTCGCCTCGCCGGTGAGCCACGTCTGGTACTTCAAGGGCATCCCGAGCCGCATGGGCCTGCTGCTCGACATGTCCCCGCGCAACCTCGAGAAGATCCTCTACTTTGCCAACTACATCGTCACCGACGTCCACGAGGAGGCCCGCAACGACATGCTGGCCGTCCTCAACATGGACAGGGACGAGCGGGCGATTCGCCTTCGCGCGGACATCGACGCCCATTCCAAGGAGCTTCGCGCCGAGCACGAGGGCAAGACCAAGCAGCTCAAGGCCGAGGTCGACGCCGAGGTCGCGCGTCTGGAGGAAGAGCTCCAGCAGGCCGTGGACGAGCTCACCACCCACGGCAAGAAGGCGACCGAGACCATCAAGGCCGGCGTCGGCACCAAAGCTCGCCGCAACCTGACCGTTGGCGTCGACGATGACGAGGAGGTCGTCGTCGAGAAGGGCGAGACCTTCGTCCGTGAGATGTCTCGTGCCGTCCTCGCCAAGGTGCAGGAGAAGATCGAGAAGCTCGAATCCAACACCAAAGCCGCGCAGAAGCGCGCCAAGGAGCGCCTCGACACCGACCGCAAGGCCCTCGAGGCGCAGATCGAAGCCGCCACCAAGACCCAGCGCGAAGGCATCCAGGGCGAGCTCGAGGCGCTGGAGCAGGAGATCGAGGCGACGCGCACCGATCTCGAAGGCCTGCACCCCAAGCAGATCCTCACCGACACCCAGTTCCGTGACTTCCAGGAGCGCTTTGGCCGGTGCTTCAAGGCCGGCATCGGCGCCGAGGCGGTGCGCGAGCTCCTTTCGCGCATCGAGCTGCAGGCGGAGATGTACCGCCTGCGCGAGGAATCCAAGTCCTCCAGCGGGCAGCGCAAGCAGAAGGCCATCAAGCGACTGAAGGTGGTCGAGGACTTCCGCAAGTCGAACTCCAGCCCGACGTGGATGGTGCTCGAGGTCCTGCCGGTCATCCCACCCGAGCTGCGCCCCATGGTGCAGCTGGACGGCGGCCGGTTCGCCACCTCCGATCTCAACGACCTGTACCGCCGCGTCATCAACCGCAACAACCGCCTCAAGCGGCTGCTCGAGCTCGGCGCGCCCGAGATCATCGTCCGCAACGAGAAGCGGATGCTCCAGGAGGCGGTCGACGCGCTCATCGACAACGGGCGGCGCGGCCGCGCCATCACCGGCACCGGCAACCGCAAGCTCAAGTCGCTCTCCGACATGCTCAAGGGCAAGCAGGGCCGGTTCCGCCAGAACCTGCTCGGCAAGCGCGTGGACTACTCGGGCCGCTCCGTCATCGTGGTCGGCCCGGAGCTGAAGCTCCACGAATGCGGCCTGCCCAAGAAGATGGCGCTGGAGCTCTTCAAACCGTTCGTCATGCGCGAGCTGGTCAACAAGGGCTACACGACCAACATCAAGTCGGCCAAGCGGATGGTAGAGCGCAGCCGGACCGAGGTCTGGGACGTCCTGGACGAGGTCATCCGGGACCATCCGGTGCTGCTCAACCGCGCCCCGACCCTGCACCGCCTGGGCATCCAGGCGTTCATGCCCGTGCTGGTCGAAGGTTCGGCGATCCAGATCCACCCGCTGGTGTGCGCCGCCTTCAACGCCGACTTCGACGGCGACCAGATGGCCGTGCACGTGCCGCTCTTCAGCGGCGCCATCGCCGAGGCCAAGAACCTGATGATGTCGTCGCAGAACATCCTGTCCGCCGCCGACGGCCACCCCGTCGTGGCCCCGACGCAGGACGTCGTCCTGGGCTGCTACTGGCTCACCGCCGCGCGCGGCGACCAGCCGAGCGACCCGTCGAAGCTCCGGCTCTTCAGCTCGCAGAACGAGGTGCTGCTGGCGCTGGAGAGCAAGGTCGTGACGCTGCAAGAGTGGATCCGCGTGCGGATCGGCGACCAGCGTGTGGTCACGACCGCCGGTCGGGTGGTGTTCAACCAGCCGCTGCCGGTCGGCAAGGAGCCGATGGAAGCGTCGATGCAGCCCCTGCCCTTCCAGAACGCGCACTACGACCGCAAGCTGCTGCGCACCCTGGTCGCCGAGCTGTTCCGCCTGTACGGCAGCGACGTGACCGCGATCGTGGTCAACGACATCAAGCGGCTTGGGTTCCGCTACGCCACCAGGGCCGGGATCACCGTCTCCGCGATGGACATCCCACACCCCGAGTCGAAGTGGCAGACGATCCACGCCACCGAGAAGGAGGTCGCCGACGTCGAGCGGATGTACCGCCGCGGCGTCATGACCGACGACGAGCGGTACCGCAAGGTGATCGAGCTGTGGCAGCGCGCCTACGAAGAGGTGGGCAACGCCACCGAGCACGCCTTCGACAAGTTCAGCCCGATCTGGATGATGATGGGCTCGGGCGCCCGCGGCAACATCCAGCAGATCCGCCAGCTGGCGGGCATGCGCGGCCTGATGGCCGACCCCACCGGCCGGATCATCGACCTCCCGATCCAGGCCAACTTCACCGAGGGCCTGACCGTGCTCGAGTACTTCATCTCCACGCACGGCACGCGCAAGGGACTCGCCGACACCGCGCTCCGCACCGCCGACTCCGGCTACCTGACCCGGCGTCTGGTCGATGTCGCCCAGGACGTGATCGTGCGCGAGGAGGACTGCGGCACCACCAACGGTATCTGGGTCCGCGACATCAGTCCCGAGCGGGCCAAGAACGACCCCATCTTCGAGAAGATCGCAGGCCGCGTGGCGGCCGAGGACGTGGCCGTCGGCGACCAGGTCCTGGTGCCCGCCGGCACCGCGATCACCGACGAGTTCGCACGCAAGATCATCGCGGCGGGAGTCCCCGTCAAGATGCGCTCCGTGCTCGTGTGCGAGGCGCGCGAGGGCGTCTGCCGCACGTGCTACGGCCGCAACCTCGCCACTGGCAAGGTGGTGGAGATCGGCGAGGCGGTGGGCGTCATCGCCGCGCAGTCGATCGGCGAGCCGGGCACCCAGCTGACCATGCGCACGTTCCACACCGGCGGCGTCGCCGGCGTGGACATCACCCAGGGTCTGCCCCGCGTGGAGGAGCTGTTCGAAGCTCGCATCCCCAAGGGCAAGGCCATCATCTCCGAGATCGACGGGGAGCTCGAGATCATCCGCCAGGAAGGCTCGCGCAAGGTGCGCGTGACCTCCAAGGAGGAGTTCGAGGTCTCCTACCCGATCGACCCCGCGATGCAGCTCCTGGTCAAGAGCAAGGACGACGTCATGGAAGGTCAGGAGCTGGGCCGCGACGCCAAGAACAACGTCATCCGCACCCGGCACGCCGGCAAGGCGACGGTGTCGGCCAAGGAGATCACCGTGCGGACCCTCGACGAGGAGGTGCGCGAGTACCCGATTCCGCACCAGGTCCGCATCCGCCCGGAGCTCGACCGCCGAGACGGGCAGAAGGTGGTCATCAAGGCGGGGCAGCAGATCACCGAGGGCTCGATCTCTCCGCAGGAGCTGCTCCACATCCTGGGCAAGGAGGCGGTCCAGACCTTCCTGGTCGACGAGGTCCAGAAGGTGTACCGCAGCCAGGGCGTCGACATCAACGACAAGCACATCGAGGTGATCGTCCGGCAGATGATGCGAAAGGTCCGCATCGACTCGGCCGGGGACACCGGCCTGCTGCCGGGGGAGATCATCTCGCAGTGGGAGTACGAGGAGGCCAACGCGCGGGCGCTGGCGGAGGGCGGCGAGCCCGCCACCGCGCAGACCGTGTTGCTCGGCCTGATCAAAGCGGCGCTGAACACCACGTCGTGGCTGTCGGCCGCTTCCTTCCAGGAGACCACCCGCGTGCTCACCGAGGCCGCGATCTCGGGCAAGGTGGACCGCCTGCGCGGTCTGAAGGAGAACGTGATCATCGGCAAGCTGATCCCCGCCGGGACCGGCCTGGACTACTACAAAAAGCAGCGAGAGCAGGCGGCCAAGATCCTCGAGGAGGAGCCCATCGACCTGGAGACGCTCTCGGTCTAA
- a CDS encoding DNA-directed RNA polymerase subunit beta, producing MISEMRAPSRLSYGRIPNLVELKDLIATQVESFRWFKTDGLRELFDEINPITDYTGKNFELKFLDYEFGQPKFSVEECRNRDMTYAAPLRIKTRLTIKETGEIKESEVYMGDFAMMTDEGTFIVNGTERVVVSQLVRSPGVYFTAAEDPNTGRKLFGAKLIPNRGAWLEIETSAKDLLTVKIDRKRKVPVTVLLKALELPQMKGTENDREAQKRAMHELFGDVDDNPEHRYMESTLDKDTTTKTEDALLELYRRVRPGDPPSVDNARNLLQSLFFNPRRFDLGRVGRYKVDKRLGRDEEDILERVRQRELRILEKGDFIAFIRKLIELNNAPREKQIPDDIDHLGNRRVRAVGELLQNQFRMGLIRMERIIKERMTISDPHTVTSASLINARPVVAAIKEFFGSSQLSQFMDQHNPLSELTHKRRLSALGPGGLSRERAGFDVRDVHHSHYGRICPIETPEGPNIGLIGNLATYAKVNEFGFVETPFRRVYNRVSLSEESADKLVGRTLRRPALDPKGKEMLPTHDVLDAGSIQMMLKAHVPGVDIVPWVSDEVEYLSADEEDMYGIAQANAALTPEGHFAEARVPARARGDFKIEDVGNIQYMDVSPKQIVSVATAMIPFLEHDDAGRALMGANMQRQAVPLLVTDAPLVGTGVEYYAAKDSGEMIVAEVAGTVTDIAHPKDLKTVHATPVFEIVVKPDGGGAERHYPLQKFARSNQGTCLNHKVRVKPGQHVAKGDILADGPAIEDGEMALGRNVLVAFMPWEGYNFEDAILLSERVVKEDMYTSIHIEEYESEARETKLGPEEITRDIPNVADDALRNLDERGIVYIGAEVQQGDILVGKITPKGETELSAEERLLRAIFGEKAREVRDSSLRVPHGERGIVVDVKVFSRENKDELGPGINEMVRVYIAQKRKISAGDKMAGRHGNKGVVARIMPSEDMPYLPDGTPVDIVLNPLGVPSRMNLGQVLETHLGWVAHTLGIKIATPVFDGAPMATIVAELERAGLPADGKVRLRDGRSGVEFDEPVTVGMIYMLKLAHLVEDKIHARSTGPYSLVTQQPLGGKAQFGGQRFGEMEVWALEAYGAAHVLQEILTVKSDDIVGRVKAYEAIVKGDNTLEAGIPESFRVLVKELEGLALGVEILSEDERQIVLSEEDIPEIPLDLGISLEREELGEDSAE from the coding sequence ATGATCTCAGAGATGAGAGCTCCCTCGCGTCTTAGTTACGGCCGCATTCCGAACTTGGTCGAGCTGAAGGACCTGATCGCGACGCAGGTCGAGTCCTTCCGCTGGTTCAAGACCGACGGTCTGCGCGAGCTCTTTGATGAGATCAACCCCATCACCGACTACACGGGCAAGAACTTCGAGCTGAAGTTCCTGGACTACGAGTTCGGCCAGCCGAAGTTCTCGGTCGAGGAATGTCGCAACCGGGACATGACCTACGCCGCGCCGCTGCGGATCAAGACCCGCCTGACGATCAAGGAGACGGGGGAGATCAAGGAGTCCGAGGTCTACATGGGGGATTTCGCCATGATGACCGACGAGGGCACCTTCATCGTCAACGGCACCGAGCGGGTCGTCGTGTCTCAGCTCGTCCGCTCGCCCGGCGTGTACTTCACCGCCGCCGAAGACCCGAACACCGGCCGCAAGCTCTTCGGCGCCAAGCTCATCCCCAACCGCGGCGCCTGGCTCGAGATCGAGACCTCGGCCAAGGACCTGCTCACGGTCAAGATCGATCGCAAGCGCAAGGTCCCCGTGACCGTCCTCCTCAAGGCGCTCGAATTGCCGCAGATGAAGGGGACCGAGAACGACCGCGAGGCCCAGAAGCGAGCGATGCATGAGCTGTTCGGGGACGTGGACGACAACCCCGAGCACCGCTACATGGAATCGACGCTCGACAAGGACACGACGACCAAGACCGAGGACGCCCTCCTCGAGCTGTACCGCCGTGTCCGGCCGGGTGACCCCCCGTCGGTCGACAACGCGCGCAACCTGCTGCAGAGCCTGTTCTTCAACCCGCGCCGGTTCGACCTCGGCCGCGTCGGGCGCTACAAGGTCGACAAGCGCCTCGGCCGCGACGAGGAGGACATCCTCGAGCGCGTGCGCCAGCGCGAGCTGCGGATCCTGGAGAAGGGCGACTTCATCGCCTTCATTCGCAAGCTGATCGAGCTGAACAACGCGCCGCGTGAGAAGCAGATCCCTGACGACATCGACCACCTCGGCAACCGCCGCGTGCGGGCCGTGGGCGAGCTGCTGCAGAACCAGTTCCGGATGGGCCTGATCCGCATGGAGCGGATCATCAAAGAGCGCATGACGATCAGCGACCCGCACACGGTCACGTCGGCGTCTCTGATCAACGCTCGCCCGGTGGTGGCCGCGATCAAGGAGTTCTTCGGCTCCAGCCAGCTGTCGCAGTTCATGGACCAGCACAACCCGCTGTCCGAGCTGACCCACAAGCGCCGCCTTTCGGCGCTCGGTCCCGGCGGCCTGTCGCGCGAGCGGGCCGGGTTCGACGTGCGCGACGTCCACCACAGCCACTACGGCCGCATCTGCCCGATCGAGACCCCCGAGGGGCCGAACATCGGCCTGATCGGCAACCTGGCGACGTACGCCAAGGTCAACGAATTCGGCTTTGTCGAAACCCCGTTCCGCCGGGTCTACAACCGCGTCTCCCTCAGCGAGGAATCGGCCGACAAGCTGGTCGGGCGCACGCTGCGCCGGCCCGCGCTCGACCCCAAGGGGAAGGAGATGCTCCCGACCCACGACGTCCTCGACGCCGGCTCGATCCAGATGATGCTCAAGGCGCACGTCCCCGGGGTCGACATCGTCCCCTGGGTGTCCGACGAGGTCGAGTACCTGTCCGCCGACGAGGAGGACATGTACGGCATCGCGCAGGCCAACGCCGCGCTCACGCCCGAGGGTCACTTCGCGGAAGCCCGCGTGCCCGCGCGCGCTCGGGGTGACTTCAAGATCGAAGACGTCGGCAACATCCAGTACATGGACGTTTCGCCGAAGCAGATCGTGTCCGTCGCCACGGCCATGATCCCGTTCCTCGAGCACGACGACGCCGGCCGCGCCCTGATGGGCGCCAACATGCAGCGCCAGGCGGTGCCCCTGCTCGTGACCGACGCGCCGCTGGTCGGCACCGGTGTCGAGTACTACGCGGCCAAGGACTCGGGCGAGATGATCGTCGCCGAGGTCGCCGGGACGGTCACCGACATCGCGCACCCCAAGGACCTGAAGACCGTGCACGCCACGCCGGTGTTCGAGATCGTGGTCAAGCCGGATGGCGGCGGCGCGGAACGGCACTACCCGCTGCAGAAGTTCGCGCGTTCCAACCAGGGCACCTGCCTGAACCACAAAGTCAGGGTCAAACCCGGCCAGCACGTCGCCAAGGGCGACATCCTCGCGGACGGGCCGGCGATCGAGGACGGTGAGATGGCGCTCGGCCGCAACGTCCTGGTCGCGTTCATGCCCTGGGAGGGCTACAACTTCGAGGACGCGATCCTGCTCTCGGAGCGCGTCGTCAAAGAGGACATGTACACCTCGATTCATATCGAGGAGTACGAGTCCGAGGCCCGCGAGACCAAGCTCGGTCCCGAGGAGATCACTCGCGACATCCCCAACGTCGCCGACGACGCGCTGCGCAACCTCGACGAGCGCGGCATCGTCTACATCGGCGCCGAGGTCCAGCAGGGCGACATCCTGGTGGGCAAGATCACGCCGAAGGGCGAGACCGAGCTCTCGGCCGAGGAGCGCCTGCTCCGGGCCATCTTCGGTGAGAAGGCGCGCGAGGTGCGCGACTCGAGCCTGCGCGTGCCGCACGGCGAGCGCGGCATCGTGGTCGACGTCAAGGTCTTCTCCCGCGAGAACAAGGACGAGCTGGGTCCGGGCATCAACGAGATGGTCCGGGTCTACATCGCGCAGAAGCGAAAGATCTCGGCCGGCGACAAGATGGCCGGCCGCCACGGCAACAAGGGCGTGGTCGCACGGATCATGCCCTCCGAGGACATGCCGTACCTTCCCGACGGCACGCCCGTCGACATCGTCCTCAACCCGCTCGGCGTGCCGAGCCGCATGAACCTCGGACAGGTTTTGGAAACCCACCTCGGCTGGGTGGCGCACACGTTGGGCATCAAGATCGCCACGCCCGTCTTCGACGGCGCACCGATGGCCACCATCGTCGCCGAGCTGGAGAGGGCGGGGCTGCCGGCGGACGGCAAGGTCCGGCTGCGCGATGGCCGCTCCGGTGTGGAGTTCGACGAGCCGGTGACCGTGGGCATGATCTACATGCTCAAGCTGGCTCACCTCGTCGAGGACAAGATCCATGCGCGATCGACGGGTCCGTACAGCCTGGTCACCCAGCAGCCGCTGGGCGGCAAGGCGCAGTTCGGCGGCCAGCGTTTTGGCGAGATGGAGGTGTGGGCGCTGGAGGCTTACGGCGCCGCGCACGTCCTGCAGGAGATCCTGACCGTCAAGTCCGACGACATCGTCGGCCGCGTCAAGGCCTACGAGGCGATCGTCAAGGGTGACAACACGCTCGAGGCCGGCATTCCGGAATCGTTCCGTGTGCTGGTCAAGGAGCTGGAGGGGCTCGCGCTCGGGGTCGAGATCCTGAGCGAGGACGAGCGTCAGATCGTGTTGTCGGAAGAGGACATCCCCGAGATCCCGCTCGACCTGGGGATCAGCCTCGAGCGTGAGGAGCTGGGTGAGGACTCGGCCGAGTGA